From the genome of Hymenobacter cellulosilyticus, one region includes:
- a CDS encoding Na/Pi cotransporter family protein, with product MNSSPLEIGLFASSGLLLFLYSVGRLALALRQVAGPRMQDILHRFTRSVPLAILTGTVVTTLLDSSSVVIILAIALVSAGALPFRNSLGVVLGANIGTTISSQLFAFDLGQYAAVAMLPGLLLLSLSKKRGGRTAGRALFCFGLLFFSLFLLGEAAAPLKEYPGVQAWLLQLETPLRGAGAGALLTLLIQSSSATLGMAIKLADKELLTLPAGIAVMLGAELGTCSDTLLATMGRGRPALKTGLFHLFFNIVSIALGLLLIAPFTALVLRLASHADVARQLAHAHVLFNVGGVLLFAPLLPLCQRLLDAWLPDNEVPQAASAQPQAA from the coding sequence ATGAACTCCTCTCCCCTGGAAATCGGCCTGTTTGCCAGCAGCGGGCTGCTCTTGTTTCTGTACTCAGTAGGCCGGCTGGCGCTGGCCTTGCGGCAGGTAGCCGGGCCGCGCATGCAGGACATTCTCCACCGTTTTACCCGCTCGGTGCCCCTGGCCATTCTTACCGGCACGGTGGTAACCACGCTGCTGGATTCATCTTCCGTGGTGATTATTCTGGCTATTGCCCTGGTAAGTGCCGGGGCCTTGCCCTTCCGCAACTCCCTGGGCGTGGTGCTGGGCGCCAACATCGGCACGACCATCTCCAGTCAGCTGTTCGCCTTCGATTTGGGCCAGTACGCAGCCGTTGCCATGCTGCCGGGGCTGCTGCTGCTGTCCCTGAGCAAAAAGCGCGGGGGACGGACGGCGGGTCGGGCTCTGTTCTGCTTCGGGCTGCTTTTCTTTAGTTTGTTCTTGCTGGGGGAAGCGGCGGCTCCGCTGAAAGAGTACCCCGGCGTGCAGGCCTGGCTGCTACAGCTCGAAACGCCCCTGCGCGGCGCCGGGGCCGGGGCCCTGCTCACCTTGCTGATTCAGTCGTCGTCGGCTACGCTGGGCATGGCTATCAAGCTGGCCGACAAAGAGTTGCTCACCTTGCCGGCTGGCATTGCCGTGATGCTTGGAGCCGAGCTGGGCACCTGCTCCGATACCCTGCTGGCCACGATGGGACGGGGCCGGCCCGCCCTGAAAACCGGCCTGTTTCACCTGTTCTTCAACATTGTGTCCATTGCCCTGGGTCTGTTGCTGATTGCGCCCTTCACGGCCCTGGTGCTACGCTTGGCCAGCCATGCCGATGTGGCCCGGCAGCTGGCCCACGCCCATGTGCTGTTTAATGTGGGAGGTGTGCTGCTGTTTGCCCCCTTGCTGCCCCTATGCCAACGCCTGCTCGACGCCTGGCTGCCTGATAATGAAGTACCGCAAGCAGCCAGCGCCCAGCCCCAGGCCGCCTAA
- a CDS encoding THUMP domain-containing class I SAM-dependent RNA methyltransferase has protein sequence MSENRRDATFFMTATTQFGLEEVLAQELRDLGAKIEKVGQRAIEFTGTKQLLYEANLWCRTAVRILKPFAGFYARDEKALYREVGRIEWPAYIRPDQTFAITAVVNKSTFEHSLYVAQLTKDAIVDQFRNRTGSRPSVDVKNPDIRLHLHMIENDVVLSLDASGDSLHRRGYRQQTNVAPLNEALAAGIILLTGWDGKKPFIDPMCGSGTLLTEAALIAQRIAPGLYHQGKFSFQNWADFDQQLWDSVVMDARSARIEEPQAYIAGSDLSREYIELARENVAAADLEDYIRLGVRDVKDAQAPKNEPAGVVVSNPPYGERIGEEAQMEALYKTIGDTLKTSFQGYDAFLFTGNLEAAKRVGLKASRRIPLFNGPIDCRLLKYELYQGTRKAARPE, from the coding sequence ATGTCCGAAAACCGCCGCGACGCCACCTTCTTTATGACTGCCACCACCCAGTTTGGCCTGGAGGAAGTGCTGGCCCAGGAGCTGCGGGACCTGGGCGCCAAAATCGAGAAAGTCGGGCAGCGGGCCATTGAGTTCACCGGCACCAAGCAGCTGCTCTACGAGGCCAACCTCTGGTGCCGCACCGCCGTGCGCATCCTCAAGCCCTTCGCCGGCTTCTACGCCCGCGACGAAAAAGCCCTCTACCGTGAAGTGGGCCGCATCGAGTGGCCGGCCTATATCCGCCCCGACCAGACCTTTGCCATTACGGCCGTGGTCAACAAGTCGACCTTCGAGCACTCCCTGTATGTGGCCCAGCTCACCAAGGATGCCATTGTCGACCAGTTTCGCAACCGCACCGGCTCGAGGCCCAGCGTGGACGTGAAGAACCCCGACATCCGGCTGCACCTGCACATGATTGAGAATGACGTGGTACTCAGCCTCGACGCTTCCGGCGACTCCCTGCACCGCCGCGGCTACCGCCAGCAAACCAACGTGGCTCCCCTGAACGAGGCCCTGGCTGCCGGCATCATCCTGCTCACCGGCTGGGACGGCAAAAAGCCCTTTATTGACCCCATGTGCGGCTCGGGCACCCTGCTCACCGAGGCTGCCCTCATTGCCCAGCGCATTGCCCCGGGACTCTACCATCAGGGCAAGTTTAGCTTTCAAAACTGGGCCGACTTCGACCAGCAGCTCTGGGACTCGGTGGTGATGGACGCCCGCAGTGCCCGTATTGAGGAGCCCCAGGCCTACATTGCCGGCTCCGACTTGTCGCGCGAGTACATCGAGCTGGCCCGGGAAAACGTGGCCGCTGCCGACTTGGAGGACTACATCCGCCTCGGCGTGCGCGACGTGAAAGACGCCCAGGCCCCGAAGAACGAGCCGGCCGGCGTGGTGGTGTCGAACCCGCCCTACGGGGAGCGAATCGGGGAGGAAGCCCAGATGGAGGCGCTCTACAAAACCATCGGCGACACGCTCAAAACCAGCTTCCAGGGCTACGACGCCTTTTTGTTTACCGGCAACCTGGAAGCCGCCAAGCGCGTGGGGTTGAAAGCCTCCCGCCGCATTCCGCTCTTCAACGGGCCGATTGACTGCCGCCTGCTCAAGTACGAGCTCTACCAAGGCACGCGCAAGGCAGCCCGGCCCGAGTAG
- a CDS encoding alpha-amylase family glycosyl hydrolase — protein sequence MKQQLSYLLLALLLPLLAPAQTPAITRLNPTNWWTGMKNGNLQLLVYGPQAGTLSYTISYPGVKLVKTSAVENPNYAFLDLTIAATAKPGTVSIVGKKGTQTVTQKWELLARDNRPKGQGVTQADLIYLAMPDRFANGDASNDKFADMADPNSDRANPFFRHGGDLQGAAQRIGYLKDLGVTAVWFTPVLENNQGLTNEGGTMRSAYHGYGFTDHYTVDRRLGGNAAYKAYVQQAHAAGLKVVQDAVYNHVGNNHWFIKDLPMKSWVHQWPTYTNTSYRQQPITDPHAAQIDRAVTLNGWFVPFLPDLDQQNPYVANFLIQHAIWSVETFGVDAWRIDTYMYNDQPFMNRCNAALLAEYPKIHIFGESSVTSTVDQAYYVRNKIDFPFKSNQPGGLDFVLENAMLAGLKEVGTPAATGWDNGAQRVYQALAQDAVYQDPTKLVTFIDNHDHNRFLSEVGEDYDRYKIGLTWLLTTRGIPSMYYGTEILMKNFKDPTDAEVRKDFPGGWSGDKEDKFTAAGRSAKENEAFNFVKTLATYRKTHPALHSGKLMQYLPENGLYVYFRYDATGTVMVATNSTDKSAALHTARFAERMSGFTNARNVLTGETLSSLTTLQLPAKTALVLELGK from the coding sequence ATGAAACAACAGCTTTCCTACTTGCTGCTGGCCTTGCTGCTGCCGCTACTGGCCCCGGCCCAAACGCCGGCCATTACCCGCCTGAACCCCACCAACTGGTGGACGGGCATGAAAAACGGCAATCTGCAGCTGCTGGTCTACGGGCCCCAGGCCGGCACGCTGAGCTACACCATTAGCTACCCGGGGGTGAAGCTGGTGAAAACCAGTGCCGTGGAAAACCCGAACTACGCCTTTCTGGACCTCACCATTGCCGCCACCGCCAAGCCCGGCACGGTGAGCATCGTGGGCAAAAAGGGCACCCAGACCGTAACTCAGAAGTGGGAGCTGCTGGCCCGCGACAACCGCCCCAAGGGGCAGGGCGTAACCCAGGCCGACCTGATTTACCTGGCCATGCCCGACCGGTTTGCCAACGGGGACGCCAGCAACGACAAGTTTGCCGACATGGCCGACCCCAACTCGGACCGGGCCAACCCGTTTTTCCGCCACGGCGGCGACTTACAGGGTGCGGCCCAGCGCATCGGCTACCTCAAGGACCTGGGCGTGACGGCCGTCTGGTTTACACCCGTGCTGGAAAACAACCAGGGCCTGACCAACGAGGGCGGCACCATGCGCTCGGCCTACCACGGCTACGGCTTCACCGACCACTACACTGTGGACCGGCGCCTGGGCGGCAATGCGGCCTACAAAGCCTACGTGCAGCAGGCCCACGCCGCCGGCCTCAAAGTGGTGCAGGACGCGGTGTACAACCACGTGGGCAACAACCATTGGTTTATCAAGGACTTGCCCATGAAAAGCTGGGTGCACCAGTGGCCCACCTACACCAATACCAGCTACCGGCAGCAGCCCATCACCGACCCCCACGCCGCCCAGATTGACCGCGCCGTGACCCTCAACGGCTGGTTTGTGCCCTTCCTGCCCGACCTCGACCAACAGAATCCCTACGTGGCCAATTTCCTGATTCAGCACGCCATCTGGTCGGTGGAAACCTTCGGGGTAGATGCCTGGCGCATCGATACTTATATGTATAACGACCAGCCGTTTATGAACCGCTGCAACGCGGCGCTGCTGGCCGAGTACCCCAAGATTCACATTTTCGGGGAGTCGTCGGTGACCAGCACCGTGGACCAGGCTTACTACGTGCGCAACAAGATTGATTTCCCGTTCAAGTCCAACCAGCCCGGCGGCCTGGATTTCGTGCTAGAAAACGCTATGCTGGCTGGCCTCAAGGAAGTGGGCACGCCCGCCGCCACCGGCTGGGACAACGGGGCCCAGCGCGTGTACCAAGCCCTGGCCCAGGATGCCGTCTATCAGGACCCGACCAAGCTCGTGACCTTTATCGACAACCACGACCACAACCGGTTTCTGTCGGAAGTGGGGGAGGACTACGACCGGTACAAAATCGGGCTGACCTGGCTGCTGACTACCCGCGGCATTCCGAGCATGTACTACGGCACCGAAATCCTGATGAAGAACTTCAAGGACCCCACCGATGCCGAAGTGCGCAAGGACTTTCCCGGCGGCTGGTCTGGCGACAAAGAGGACAAGTTTACCGCCGCCGGCCGCTCGGCCAAGGAGAACGAGGCATTCAACTTTGTGAAAACCCTGGCTACCTACCGCAAAACCCACCCGGCGCTGCACAGCGGCAAGCTGATGCAGTACCTGCCCGAAAACGGCCTCTACGTGTACTTCCGCTACGACGCTACCGGTACCGTGATGGTGGCCACCAACTCTACCGATAAGTCTGCCGCGCTGCACACGGCTCGTTTTGCGGAGCGCATGAGCGGCTTCACCAACGCCCGCAACGTGCTCACCGGCGAAACACTCAGCAGCCTGACGACCCTGCAGCTGCCCGCCAAAACGGCCCTGGTGCTGGAGCTTGGCAAGTAG
- a CDS encoding T9SS type A sorting domain-containing protein: protein MNGSSVYVAGQFNSPLIGFGSVNVFSNNQSGFFDIVVAKLNDVGTTTPVFSWAQQAGGTGHDYATGLAVRGSLLHVVGSATIPARFGTQTLSGSAATATAYLATLSDNVTTATNSPALLAGLGLYPNPAHHRVTLQLPVGTQAAATATLLDGTGRKVRTAFVVPGATGALEFSLTGLAAGLYYVQLQLGDQRAARALMVE, encoded by the coding sequence GTGAATGGCAGCAGCGTGTACGTGGCCGGGCAGTTCAACAGCCCCCTGATTGGCTTCGGCTCGGTCAATGTCTTCTCCAACAACCAGAGCGGCTTTTTCGACATCGTAGTAGCCAAGCTCAACGACGTGGGCACCACGACCCCGGTCTTCAGCTGGGCCCAGCAGGCCGGCGGCACAGGGCACGATTATGCTACCGGTCTGGCCGTGCGGGGCTCACTGCTGCACGTAGTAGGCAGCGCTACCATCCCGGCCCGCTTCGGCACCCAGACGCTGTCGGGCTCCGCGGCTACTGCCACTGCCTACCTGGCAACCCTCTCCGACAACGTGACGACGGCCACAAACAGCCCTGCCCTGCTGGCTGGCCTGGGCCTGTACCCCAACCCGGCTCACCACCGCGTGACGCTCCAGCTGCCAGTCGGCACCCAGGCCGCCGCTACCGCTACCTTGCTCGACGGAACGGGCCGGAAAGTGCGCACGGCGTTTGTTGTGCCGGGAGCCACGGGGGCCTTGGAATTCTCCTTGACTGGACTGGCGGCCGGCTTGTATTACGTGCAGCTGCAGCTGGGTGACCAGCGCGCTGCCCGCGCCCTGATGGTAGAATAG
- a CDS encoding carboxypeptidase regulatory-like domain-containing protein, with translation MRILLGALLILLLNLAARPGWAQTSTPYPPLTGQVVNSGHRPLAGVSILVMGTTLSTTANWEGAFLLPVPGPGTYSLRFDYPAHLLTDVVVTDTTRRPLRVTLFSTQPPVRARRPKS, from the coding sequence ATGCGTATTCTGCTTGGAGCCCTACTGATCTTGCTACTAAACCTGGCGGCCCGGCCCGGTTGGGCGCAGACCAGTACGCCGTATCCACCCCTGACCGGGCAGGTCGTCAATAGCGGGCACCGTCCCCTGGCCGGTGTGAGCATCCTGGTGATGGGCACCACCCTGAGTACCACCGCCAACTGGGAGGGTGCGTTTCTGCTGCCCGTGCCGGGGCCGGGTACCTACAGCCTGCGGTTCGACTATCCGGCTCATCTGCTGACGGATGTCGTGGTCACGGACACCACCCGCCGGCCGCTGCGGGTTACGCTTTTCTCAACCCAGCCGCCGGTCCGGGCCCGGCGACCAAAGTCCTAG
- a CDS encoding DUF2306 domain-containing protein, translating to MLSSFTIPRLLQWLAGAAVACFTILMGTKVWPYLSFEPGINFLTTKSEVTNSRGLFRLGFYVHITSSMWVLAAGLAQFFPRLFQGRTALHRNLGKLYVFSVLALAAPSGLILASFANGGLVAKVGFTLQCLVWWLGTWQAYRLARQRRWEQHTEWMIRSFAVTLAAMSLRTESYVLFYVFGTKPIETYLTVTWLSWTGNLVLAEVVIQAGAARRLLRSFHAAPATR from the coding sequence ATGCTTTCCTCTTTTACTATTCCGCGCCTGCTGCAATGGCTGGCGGGTGCGGCCGTAGCCTGTTTTACCATCCTAATGGGCACCAAAGTGTGGCCCTACCTATCGTTTGAGCCCGGCATTAACTTCCTGACGACCAAGTCGGAAGTAACGAACAGCCGCGGGCTGTTTCGGCTGGGCTTTTACGTGCACATTACCAGTAGCATGTGGGTGCTGGCGGCCGGACTAGCACAGTTTTTTCCGCGCCTGTTTCAAGGCCGGACCGCTTTGCACCGCAACCTGGGCAAGCTCTACGTATTTTCCGTCCTGGCTTTGGCGGCCCCCTCGGGCCTGATTCTGGCCAGCTTTGCCAACGGCGGCCTGGTAGCCAAAGTGGGCTTTACGCTGCAGTGCCTGGTGTGGTGGCTCGGCACCTGGCAGGCCTACCGCCTGGCCCGGCAGCGGCGCTGGGAGCAGCATACCGAGTGGATGATACGCAGCTTTGCCGTGACACTAGCCGCCATGAGCTTGCGCACCGAGAGCTACGTGCTGTTTTACGTGTTTGGCACCAAGCCCATTGAAACCTACCTGACCGTGACCTGGCTCTCGTGGACCGGCAACCTGGTGCTGGCCGAAGTGGTGATTCAGGCGGGTGCGGCCCGGCGGCTGCTCCGTTCGTTTCACGCTGCACCCGCCACCCGATGA
- a CDS encoding helix-turn-helix domain-containing protein, with the protein MLAIGGVGMKKFENYGEVFIKAILEHGGVPNPSDTTDDDEDEDLPSAARKPRRAREAGDTHENTLQLHRAGLSVEAIAERRSLSPSTIRAHIETLYAKGQPIRLEEFLTMDEFAKIQTAIGQLGGDPPLRDLFDHLREQYDYFKLRLAVMYQKRLRSK; encoded by the coding sequence ATGCTAGCTATTGGCGGCGTGGGCATGAAGAAGTTCGAGAACTACGGCGAGGTCTTTATCAAAGCCATTCTAGAGCACGGCGGAGTGCCCAACCCTTCGGATACCACCGATGACGACGAAGACGAGGACCTGCCCAGCGCGGCCCGCAAGCCGCGCCGCGCCCGCGAGGCCGGCGACACTCACGAAAACACCTTGCAACTGCACCGTGCGGGTCTGAGCGTGGAAGCCATTGCCGAGCGCCGCTCGCTGAGCCCTAGCACCATTCGGGCCCACATTGAGACGCTCTACGCCAAGGGGCAACCCATTCGGCTGGAGGAGTTTTTGACCATGGACGAATTCGCCAAAATTCAGACCGCCATCGGCCAGCTCGGCGGCGACCCACCCCTGCGGGACTTGTTTGACCACCTGCGCGAGCAGTACGACTACTTCAAGCTCCGCTTGGCCGTGATGTACCAGAAGCGCCTGCGCAGCAAGTAG
- a CDS encoding sugar MFS transporter: MAAPVSSSSVSASTTTRSYAGPMLLMTTLFFLFGAVTNFNDVLMPYLKDVCQLTDFQSTAVQFAFFGAYFLMSLPAGIVLEKIGFKRGIVLGLLIMAAGALLFVPAANSRTFGLFLLALSLLGAGVTLLQVAANPYVSVLGPARTAASRVSIVGVANGLGGTISPLIGGLILFGGSAVLKAQLAALPLEQRLTQEATLVKPLYLGLAVFLAVLATLFFLVRLPEIESIPAEEEAALAAEAGTTGRRSALDYRHLVLGIVAIFTYVGVEVGIGSFLIRYGESQGINQLSGFTQQLVRGLSVATGWAAALFGHSPEPIDTNTGFTKAVGAVLVSSYWFGLMIGRIIGIPLLSRFNARKLLVGVCAAGTLFVVASLLSSGETALWLVVLCGLCNSIIWPVVFPLAITGLGRFTKQGSSYLIMAIVGGPSFRPSWAGLPPTAVGCGWPSCCRPSATRICCSTA; encoded by the coding sequence ATGGCTGCTCCCGTCTCTTCCTCCTCCGTTTCTGCCAGCACCACTACCCGCTCCTACGCCGGGCCCATGCTGCTGATGACGACCCTGTTCTTTCTGTTCGGGGCCGTTACCAACTTCAACGACGTGCTCATGCCCTACCTCAAGGATGTGTGCCAGCTCACCGACTTCCAGTCGACGGCGGTGCAGTTTGCCTTCTTTGGGGCCTACTTCCTGATGTCGTTGCCGGCGGGTATCGTGCTGGAAAAAATCGGCTTTAAGCGCGGCATCGTGCTGGGCTTGCTGATTATGGCCGCGGGGGCCCTGCTGTTTGTGCCGGCGGCCAACTCCCGCACGTTCGGCCTGTTTTTGCTGGCGCTAAGCTTATTGGGTGCCGGCGTCACGCTGCTGCAGGTGGCGGCCAACCCCTACGTATCGGTGCTGGGTCCGGCTCGCACGGCGGCTAGCCGGGTGAGCATCGTAGGCGTAGCCAACGGGCTGGGCGGCACCATTTCTCCACTTATCGGTGGCCTGATTTTGTTTGGCGGCTCGGCCGTGCTCAAGGCCCAGCTGGCAGCCCTGCCCCTGGAGCAGCGCCTAACCCAGGAAGCCACGCTGGTCAAGCCGTTGTACCTGGGTCTGGCCGTGTTTCTGGCCGTACTGGCCACCTTGTTTTTCCTAGTGCGCCTGCCCGAAATTGAAAGCATTCCGGCCGAGGAAGAAGCCGCCTTGGCCGCCGAAGCCGGCACCACCGGCCGCCGTTCCGCTCTCGACTATCGCCACCTGGTGCTGGGTATCGTGGCCATCTTCACCTACGTGGGCGTGGAAGTGGGCATCGGCTCCTTTCTGATTCGCTACGGAGAAAGTCAGGGCATCAATCAGCTCAGTGGCTTCACCCAGCAGCTGGTGCGGGGCCTAAGCGTGGCTACGGGCTGGGCTGCCGCCCTGTTTGGCCATTCCCCCGAGCCCATCGACACCAACACGGGCTTTACCAAGGCCGTGGGCGCGGTGCTGGTGTCGTCGTACTGGTTTGGCCTGATGATAGGGCGCATTATCGGCATTCCGCTGCTTTCCCGCTTCAACGCCCGTAAGCTGCTGGTAGGTGTGTGCGCGGCCGGCACCTTGTTCGTGGTAGCCTCCCTGCTGAGCAGCGGCGAAACGGCCCTGTGGCTGGTGGTGCTCTGCGGCCTGTGCAACTCCATTATCTGGCCCGTAGTGTTTCCGCTGGCCATTACCGGCCTGGGCCGCTTCACCAAGCAAGGCTCGTCCTACCTGATTATGGCCATCGTCGGCGGGCCATCATTCCGCCCCTCATGGGCTGGATTGCCACCAACGGCGGTGGGTTGCGGGTGGCCTTCGTGCTGCCGGCCCTCTGCTACGCGTATCTGCTGTTCTACAGCGTAA
- a CDS encoding NAD(P)-dependent oxidoreductase, whose amino-acid sequence MTPIGWIGLGNMGTPMSSRLLSAGYPVSVYNRSPERTVALREAGATVASSPAALLTQADVVFLMVSDDQAVRELFTGPEGLLQAQATGKLLINMSTVSPGVSREMAVLCQAQGHTYLDAPVSGSVKQAESGQLVIMVGGEESGFAQAQPLFEHLGKLARYLGPTGNGNVAKLALNTLLGFQAQGLAEALLFAQQHQLQTNDLMELINNSALGSVFIKLKGEAVQGENYAAAFALKLLAKDLRLAQAEGLATPLAETVVQTFQQAEPALGKRM is encoded by the coding sequence ATTACCCCTATTGGATGGATTGGGCTGGGCAACATGGGTACGCCCATGTCGAGTCGCCTGCTAAGTGCGGGCTACCCGGTTTCGGTTTACAACCGAAGCCCGGAGAGAACCGTCGCCCTGCGCGAGGCTGGCGCCACCGTGGCCTCTTCTCCGGCGGCCTTGCTGACCCAGGCGGACGTCGTGTTCCTGATGGTGTCGGACGACCAGGCCGTGCGGGAGCTGTTTACCGGGCCCGAGGGTTTGTTGCAGGCCCAGGCCACCGGCAAGCTGCTGATCAACATGAGCACTGTCTCGCCGGGAGTCAGCCGCGAAATGGCCGTGCTGTGCCAGGCCCAGGGCCACACCTACCTCGACGCCCCGGTGTCGGGCAGCGTCAAGCAGGCCGAGTCGGGCCAGCTGGTAATTATGGTGGGGGGCGAGGAAAGTGGCTTTGCCCAGGCCCAGCCCTTGTTTGAGCACCTGGGCAAGCTGGCCCGCTACCTGGGACCCACCGGCAACGGCAACGTGGCCAAGCTGGCCCTGAACACCTTGCTGGGGTTTCAGGCCCAGGGGTTGGCCGAAGCCCTGCTCTTTGCCCAGCAGCACCAGCTGCAAACCAACGACCTGATGGAGCTGATTAACAACAGCGCCCTAGGCAGCGTCTTTATCAAGCTCAAAGGCGAGGCCGTGCAGGGCGAAAACTACGCGGCAGCCTTTGCCCTGAAGCTGCTGGCCAAAGACTTGCGTCTGGCTCAGGCCGAAGGCTTGGCCACGCCCCTGGCCGAAACCGTCGTTCAGACCTTTCAGCAGGCCGAGCCTGCGCTGGGGAAGAGGATGTAA
- a CDS encoding cysteine hydrolase family protein, which translates to MQHIPALLLIDFQQAFDNQAYWGGNRNNPQAEANAGRLLAQWRQLGWPVIHIRHDSASPASPLRPGQPGNAFKTEVQPEAGEPIFAKTVNSAFIGTGLQAYLAEHNIHGLFIAGLTTDHCVSTTTRMAGNLGFETYLVADATATFDKTGFDGQHYPAALIHATALASLHGEFATVLTTDQAVEQVRARLT; encoded by the coding sequence ATGCAGCACATCCCCGCCTTACTTCTTATCGACTTTCAGCAGGCTTTCGACAACCAGGCCTACTGGGGTGGCAACCGCAACAACCCCCAGGCCGAAGCCAATGCCGGGCGGCTCCTGGCTCAGTGGCGGCAGCTGGGCTGGCCAGTTATTCACATCCGCCACGACTCGGCCAGCCCGGCCTCTCCGTTGCGGCCCGGCCAGCCGGGCAATGCCTTTAAAACGGAGGTGCAGCCCGAGGCCGGGGAGCCCATCTTCGCCAAAACGGTGAACAGCGCCTTTATCGGCACTGGCCTGCAAGCGTATTTGGCGGAGCACAACATTCACGGCCTCTTTATTGCGGGCCTGACCACCGACCACTGCGTATCGACGACGACCCGCATGGCGGGCAACCTGGGCTTCGAAACCTACCTCGTGGCCGACGCCACGGCTACGTTCGACAAAACCGGCTTCGACGGACAGCACTACCCCGCCGCCCTGATCCACGCCACGGCCCTGGCCAGTTTGCACGGCGAATTCGCCACGGTACTGACCACCGACCAAGCCGTTGAGCAGGTGCGGGCCCGCCTGACGTAG
- the murB gene encoding UDP-N-acetylmuramate dehydrogenase has protein sequence MASAPVLEHHVSLLPYNTFGIDAKARLFARFRSVEELRALLALPEVQQAEKLVLGGGSNLLFTQNFDGVVLKNEITGLEIIAQDEAQDTALVRAGAGESWHGLVQYTLSQNLSGIENLSLIPGTVGAAPLQNIGAYGAELKDTFDHLEAVEISTGQLRTFTHEQCGFGYRESVFKGPLRNQYIVTGVVLQLRRKHQLNVSYGAISTTLADMGIEADPTPRDVSEAVIQIRRSKLPDPAQIGNAGSFFKNPEISQAKYDELKAQYPEIPGYAVPGA, from the coding sequence ATGGCTTCGGCTCCCGTTCTCGAACACCACGTTTCCCTGCTGCCCTACAACACCTTCGGCATCGACGCCAAAGCCCGCCTGTTTGCCCGCTTCCGCTCGGTCGAGGAGCTGCGCGCCCTGCTGGCTCTGCCCGAGGTGCAGCAGGCCGAAAAGCTGGTGCTGGGTGGCGGCTCCAACCTGCTCTTCACCCAGAACTTCGATGGGGTGGTGCTCAAAAACGAAATAACCGGCCTCGAAATCATTGCCCAGGACGAAGCCCAGGACACGGCCCTGGTGCGGGCCGGCGCCGGCGAGTCGTGGCACGGACTGGTGCAGTACACCCTTAGCCAGAACCTGAGCGGCATCGAAAACCTGTCGTTGATTCCGGGCACGGTGGGTGCCGCTCCTTTGCAGAATATCGGGGCCTATGGGGCGGAGCTCAAGGACACCTTCGACCACCTCGAAGCCGTGGAAATCAGCACCGGGCAGCTGCGCACCTTCACCCACGAGCAGTGCGGCTTCGGCTACCGTGAAAGTGTGTTCAAGGGCCCGCTGCGCAACCAGTACATCGTGACGGGCGTGGTGCTGCAGCTGCGGCGCAAGCACCAGCTCAACGTCAGCTACGGGGCCATCAGCACCACGCTGGCCGACATGGGCATTGAAGCCGACCCGACCCCGCGCGACGTGAGCGAGGCCGTTATCCAGATCCGGCGCAGCAAGCTTCCCGACCCGGCCCAGATCGGCAACGCCGGCAGCTTTTTCAAGAACCCGGAAATCTCCCAGGCCAAGTACGACGAGCTTAAGGCCCAGTACCCCGAAATTCCCGGCTATGCCGTGCCCGGGGCGTGA